TAAAGTTTTTAGATAGTTTGACAATACATAATGTAGCAGAGATTAAGGCTATGCTGGAAGGTTGTACTTTTACTGAGAAGATAATTATAGATCTATCTGAAGTTAACGAAATGGATAGTGCTGGATTTCAGCTTTTATATGCTTTTATCGAGGATTTGATTAAGAACAATTACGATTTTATGATCTCAAGTAAAAGTGATATTATAAAAAATTTTGAAAGTACTTACCGTTTGGAGTTTTAGATGAGTATAGATCCTAAAAGTGTTTTTATTGAAGAAGGGATGGAACTGCTGGCTTCTGCCGAAGAGAGCTTGCTTTGTCTTGAAGGAGATATTGAAGATGAAGAAGCATTGAATGCTCTTTTTAGGGTTATGCATACCTTTAAGGGGTCTGCTGGCGTTGTTGGGTTTGATTACATTCAGAGCTTTACACATAAATTTGAAAACTTTTTAGATGATGTTAGAAACGGAAATATCAAGCTTAATTCGGATATTATATCTTTACTCCTAAAATGTAAAGACTTTTTAAATACTGTTTTAGATCAGATTAGAGAAACTGGTGAAGACAGTACAGATGAGATAAAAATGATGGGGGATGCTATTCTTCTCGAATTAGGGTCGTTCGTGTTACGAAAAAGTGAGAAGAAAGAGGATAAAAAAGAAAAGGTAATCCTTGATCTGGACAAAGATGATGATGACAAAGTGGTGTCAGATTTCTGGCATATTTCTTTGAGATTTAATGAAAATTTCTTTATGACTGGCATGGATCCGTATTCATTTGTTTCCTATTTATCGAAATTGGGTAAAATTGTTAACATTACCACGATACTAAATACACCATCCTTTAAAGATTTTGATCCAGAAAAGTGTTATTACGGTTTTGAAATAGATCTGGAAACAGAACATGAAAGACAAGCTATAGCTGATGTTTTTGAATATATCTTGGATGATTGTAAGGTTTTGATAATACCTCCAAAATCTAAGATTGAAGAATATATCAAATTGATCAATGAAGTACCAGAAGATAATGAGTTGATCGGTCAGATATTGGTTAAAGCAGGTACTTTGACGGAATCTGAGTTGGAAAAGATTCTCAACTGGCAAAAAACTGTCGAGCCCCAGATGAAACTTGGTGAAATTTTGGTGGAGGAGGAGAGGTTGGATCCTCAAATTGTGGATGCTGCGTTAAAAAAACAATCCACTATCAAGGAAAAGAAATCCACCGAACAGAGAAGTCTTAGGGTAGATGCAGAAAAACTGGATAGAGTGATAAATATTGTGGGGGAATTAGTTACCACCACATCTGGCATCCTTCAGAGATCAAAGGCCTTGCAGGATCCAAAATTGGATGAGTTTTCTTCTACTCTTTTTAGACTGGTAAATGATCTCAGGGACTATTCTATGGAACTAAGAATGGTGCCTGTAGGGGATTCTTTTAATAAATTTAAAAGGTTAGTGAGGGATTTGGGTAGGGAGTTTGGAAAAGATATAGATTTTGAAATAATTGGTGGTGAAACTGAATTAGACAAGACTTTTATAGAAAAGATAAATGATCCATTGGTTCATTTGATTAGAAATAGTATAGATCATGGTATTGAAAGCTATGAAGAGAGAATTAAAGCAGGTAAAGATCCAAAAGGTCAAATAATATTAAAAGCTTATAATGATTCAGGTAATATCGTAATAGAAGTGACGGATGATGGTAAAGGGCTTGATAAGGACAAAATAGGTCAAAAAGCTGTAAGCATGGGGCTTATTCAATCATATCAACACCTTTCGGATACGGAAGTTTTCAATCTGATTTTTGAGCCAGGTTTTTCTACTGCAGAAAAAGTAACCAACATATCAGGCAGAGGGGTGGGGATGGATGTGGTTAGACGTAATATCGAAGAGTTGCATGGTACTGTATCCATTGAGTCTCAAAAAGGTAGATATACCACCATTAGAATAAGGCTTCCTCTAACCCTTGCTATTATAGATGGTTTCTTGGTAGAGGTGGGTAAAGAGAAATTTGTATTTCCATTAAATATGGTTAATGAATGTATTGATGTAGATGTTGATAGATTGGAGCAAACAGGAAGACAATACATATCATTGAGGGGGCAGTTGCTTCCTTATGTTGATTTACATACACTGTTTGATATCAGGGGTGTTGGGTCAAAAACGGTTAGTGTTGTCATAGTGGATTATTCAGAGCTCCGATTAGGTCTTGTGGTAGATGAGATACATGGTGAGGTTCAAGCGGTGATAAAGTCTCTTGGGGGGCTTTATAAAAATGTGGAGTATTTTAGTGGGGCTTCGATTTTGGGAGATGGCTCTGTGGCTTTGATTGTCGATATTCCAAAATTGATAAAATTATACTGTGAACTAAAGAAAGAAGGTAAATATATAGGAGGTTAAATATGTTAAAAAATTTAAAGATTGGGACAAGGTTAGCCATAAGTTTTTCGGTTTTGGTTTTTTTGTTGATAGTGCTTTCTGTATATTCATTATATACACTTGCCAATGTGAGAGAAAAGGTCGATCGTATAGTCAAAGTTAACAATGAAAGATTGGATTGGGCTAATATATGGGTAGATAATTTTAGAGAAGTTTCTATGGGTATAAGGACCATGTTCCTTGTAGATATGAAAGAGAGGGAGTCTCTAAGAACAAGAATATATAATGAATATAGACCTAAATATATCGAAGCAAGAAAAAAAATAGAGGAGTTGACCCCAAAGGATGATACAAAAGGTTGGGGATTTATCAATGAAGTTGTTAATAAACTACAACCTGTAGTTGAGGCTAACAATAATGTGATATCTTTGCTTATGGAAGGTAAGGACAAGGAGGCTTTACAACTGTTCATGGAGAAGTCGAGGAGACAATCGCGGGAGGTAATAAAGGCTCTGGATGATCTAATAGCCTACCAAAAAGAGAGAAATCAGTTTAGATATGAGCAAATAATAAAAGAAATGGAACAAGCCAGATTCTTGGCAATAATGTTGTTAATTACTTCAATTATAGTTACAATAGTTATAAATATTATAATGACAAGAAGTATTAAAAAACCTGTCGATTTGTTAGTTGATGGCTTAGAGAAGGTTTCAAATGGTAATTTGACTATGGATATCCAAGTGGACAGAAAAGATGAACTTGGAGATCTTATGGCTTCTATGAAGAAAACCATAGAAAAATTAAGGGATATTGTTGCTGATGTGAAGTCAGTTGCAGATAATGTGGCGGCTGGTAGTCAGCAGTTAAGTGCTTCAGCACAAGAACTATCACAAGGTGCCACTGAGCAGGCTGCATCGGTGGAAGAAACCTCTTCAGCTATGGAACAGATGGCTGCAAATATAAAACAAAATACAGAAAACGCTTCTACTACTGAAAAGATTTCTATTAAAGCAGCTGAGGATGCAAAGCTAAGTGGTGAAGCTGTAGCTGAAACTGTAAAAGCGATGAAGGAGATTGCTTCCAAGATCTCCATTATAGAGGAGATCGCCAGACAAACAAACCTTTTGGCATTGAATGCAGCTATAGAAGCAGCAAGAGCTGGTGAACATGGAAAAGGATTTGCTGTGGTTGCAAGTGAGGTTAGAAAGTTAGCAGAAAGAAGTCAGTCTGCTGCAGCGGAGATTAGTAGTTTGTCTGGCTCATCTGTTCAGGTGGCAGAGCAGGCGGGACAAATGCTTGCAAAACTTGTTCCGGATATTCAGAAAACAGCTGAACTTGTTCAGGAGATTAGTGCTGCTAGTAAAGAGCAGTCTGCTGGTGTTGATCAGATAAATAAGGCAATACAGCAATTGGATCAGGTTATTCAGCAAAATGCTTCAGCTTCTGAGGAGATGGCTTCTACATCTGAGGAGTTGGCTTCTCAGTCTGAACAGTTAATACATATTATGGCCTTTTTTAAATTAGACGAAAATGCTTCAAATAAGAATTTTGCTATGAGGAAAAAAACACAACCTAAAGTAGCCCACATGCCCCAAAAGGAATTAAAACAACAGAACAAAGCGCTTGAGGCTAAGACAGAGAAGTCAAAAGGTGTGAAACTTAATCTTGATGATGACAGTGAGTTTGAGAGCTTTTAATTGATGGACAGAGCTGACTTATAATTATAGTCAGCTCCTTTTGATAAAAAATTTTGGAGGTTTTATGGGTATAGATAAAATAAAGGATACAAACACTACTATAACTGCATTAACCTTTACTTTGAATAATGAAATTTTTGCCCTTGATATAAAATCTGTAAAAGAGGTCCTTGACTATATAAAGATTACAAAAGTTCCCCGAACACCTGACTATATGCTGGGTGTTATAAACTTGAGGGGTAATGTGGCACCGGTAGTAGATCTAAAGATGAAATTTGGTATGCCACCTTCTGAAAAAACAGTGGATACATGTATCATAATTGTTGAAGTGGATATCGATGGAGTTAAAACTACTGTTGGTATAATGGCTGATTCGGTAAAAGAGGTTGTGGATTTTGATTCCTCACATATTGAGGAAGCTCCAAAGATAGGTTTGAACCTCAATATAGATTTTATCAAGGGTATGGCTAAAAAGGATGATGAATTTGTTATTGTTCTGGATATAGATAAGGTATTTTCTGTAGAAGAGATAGGAGAGATTAGCTCAGTGACCACTACATGATGATATTTTAGAGTTAAAGTGTTAGATATATACAAAGAACAACTAAGCCCAAAGCAGTTTGAGGTTTTAAGGAATTTTATTGAGTCTCATTGCGGTATAAAAATGCCTGATACAAAGAAGATTATGCTGGAGAGCAGGATTAGAAAGAGGCTTAGGGCTCTTGGTATTTCCAGTTTTAGAGAATATTTAGATTATGTTTTCAATTCTAAAGAGGGTGAGGATGAGGTAATAAATCTTATAGACGTAGTTACCACTAATAAAACTGAGTTTTTTAGGGAGAATGATCATTTTGTTTTTTTACAAGAAAAAGCTTTACCATATCTTATTGAAAAATTAGGTAGGATAAGTCTTTTAAAAGTTTGGAGTGCAGCGTGTTCGAGTGGTGAAGAACCTTATACGATTTTGATTACTCTATCAGAGTTTTGTGAAAAAAATGATATGATTCTGGATTTTCAAGTATTAGGTACTGATATATCCACTGCTGTTCTTAAAAAAGCTAAAGAGGCTGTGTATCCGATGCAGTCTGTTTCTACAATTCCTCTAACTTTACTTAAAAAGTATTTTTTAAGGAGTAAAGATCCGTCTAAACAATTGGTCAAAGTCATTAAACCGCTGAGGGAAAAGTTAATATTGAAAAGGCTTAATTTTATGGATAAGATTTATGACATTGAGGGTAAATTTCATATAATATTTTGTAGAAATGCCTTGATATATTTTAGTAAAACTGATCAACATGAAATAGTAAGAAAATTGACAAACTACTTAATTGACGGGGGTTTTTTGTTTTTAGGACATTCAGAAACAATTCAGGATGGTTCTTTGCCACTCAAAAGAGTTGGACCATCAACTTATATAAAATGGAGCTACTATGAAAAAAATTGATGTTTTGATTATAGATGATTCTGCTCTGGTAAGACAAACGCTACAGGAGATTTTGCGATCTGATCCAGAGATTGGTAGGATAGAAACAGCTCAGGACCCTTATGTGGCTGCAGAAAAACTTCAGGAATTTGTTCCTGATGTTATCACCCTTGATATAGAAATGCCTAAAATGGATGGCCTTACCTTTTTGAAAAAGCTTATGTCTCAACATCCACTTCCCGTTGTTATTTGCTCAAGTATTGCTGGGCATAATACAGAAGAAGGTATTAGGGCTCTTGAGTATGGAGCTATCGATATTATAGAGAAGCCAAAAATGGGGCTGAAGATTTTCTTTGAAGAATCCAAAATATTAATCTTGGATACTGTAAAAGCTGCGGCACGTGCTAATGTAAAAAAGCTAAAACTTACACCTACAGCAAAGCCTGTGGAACCAAAGCTTTCTGCGGATGTTGTAGAGCCACCAAAAATAAGTAAGATGCAGTTACAAACGACAGAGAAGGTTGTCTTAGTAGGAGCTTCCACTGGTGGTACTGAGGCTCTGAGAATCTTTTTAGAACGTTTTCCTGTTGATTGCCCTGGTATAGTAATAGTTCAGCATATGCCTGAGAATTTTACACGGTCTTTTGCAGAAAGATTAAACAACTTATGTGCGATAACAGTTAAAGAAGCAGAAAATGGTGATAATGTGTTGCCTGGTAGGGCCCTGATAGCTCAGGGGAATAAGCATCTTTTAATAAAGGTAAGTGGTGCAAGATACTTTGTAGAGGTAAAAGATGGGCCTTTAGTTAGTCGCCATAGACCCTCAGTAGATGTATTATTCAGATCAGGGGCAAACTATGTGGGTAAAAATGCTATTGCAGCAATTTTAACAGGTATGGGTGATGATGGGGCAAAGGGTATGCTTGAACTGAAACAGGCTGGTGCTTATACTATAGCACAGGATGAAGAAAGCTGTGTAGTATTTGGTATGCCTAAAGAGGCTATCAAGTTGGGTGGGGTTATGAAGGTATTGCCATTGGAGGCTATACCTTATCATATCATGGAGATTGCTAAAAAAGGGAAGTGGTAGTTAATTTTGGGGATATTTTTCATTATGAGCTTGATGAAGACCTAAAAAATAGTTCAGATCTTTCGGGGTTAGGACTTTGTTGATCAAGAAGAACTCTCCTATTTTGGGTTGTTCTTTTCTTTGCTGAAACAGTAGTGACTTTAGCTGGAATGGAGTAACAATGCTATATTTCAACATTATCTCTCCTGTTAATTGGGTTGGTTTTTTACTTTGTAGAACAAAATATAGCCCTTCCTCATCTAAGTAGCGCCATCTTAAAGCTATTTCACCTATACGGTCTCTTTGTCTCCTCTGCCAATTAATGGATTTTATGTATAAGTCCCAGTCGATTACTCCATGATAATATAAAAATTCTGAAAACTTAAGATTTCGTTTGGGGATATATCTTTTTTTGTTATTATGTATATGGGTGTACTCTTTTTCTGGATTTTTAGTTGTTTCGGTATGTTCAAGTAGTTTATTTTTTCCGATCTCTCTACCTATTATATATTTAGTTAATAATTCGTAAGCTTCTACAATTTTTATAAAATAGGACCTTTTTTCTTCAACTATCTCCGGAGGGTAACCTATAAACATATCTGGATGGTACTGGAAAACTAATTTTTTATATGCTGACTTAACATCCTCCATAGAGATATGTCTTAAAAAGTTTGTGTCTATGAATTTTTGGTTTTCAAACAAAATTCTACATGCTTTTATTAAATCTAATGAATGCATAAGTGGTTGTTTAATCCCATCTTTTTTTATAGTTTACAAAAAAATCGATGGACTTGAGATATTTTAAGTCAGGGTATTTTTCCTGTATGTAGTTTTCTACCTCTGGGTGATATACATAGCCAACAAAGAATGGGTATACTGTTGTATTTAGATAGCCCCTTATTCTTAACAATCTTGAGTAAAACTTATCCACATCTTTTTTACCTGGTCTAGTTTTGCACTCTCCTATAAGGTATACTTTTTCCCCGTTTTTTTTACCTTCAGCAAATATATTTACTTCATCATAAGCTCCATCTGGATAAACTAAGTTTTTTCTGGTGATATTTTGTACTTCAACGCCAAATTCTTTCTGGCTAAAATCGAAGATAAAAGGTGCTATCTGATCTTCTATGCCATAACCTACAATATCAGATAATCCACCTAATATTTCACGGGTTCTTTTGTGTTCCTTTACAAGTAATTTTAGTTCTTCTTCTGTTTTTTTTTGGGCTTCAGCGAGTTCGTTGAGCTTTTTTTCAGTTTTTTTCTGGATTTCGGCGAGTTCATCGACTCTTATTGTTAATTGTTCTAACTTTTCTTCTGTTCTTTTTTGAGCTTCAGCAAGTTCTAATAAACTGTTTTCAGTTCTTTTTTGGGCCTTTGCAAGTTCTGATACTAACTCTTTAAGTTCATCAAAATCCTCTTTTTTAACAGATTTATCCATTTCATCTACAAAAGTCATAAATACATCTTTTAGCTCTGGGGATAATTGATCGATTTTTCTAAACATTTCAGTGCTTATACCCATTATGATCTCCATCTTTTTGCTATATACTATAATAAATCAAAATTGGTATTGTTTTCAATATGAAAATTTAGATGTCATAAAAAAGGATATTTTACTTTTTATATAATTGAGCGGAGGAGGTAGGATTCGAACCCACGGTGGGCTATCAACCCACGCCTGTTTTCAAGACAGGTGCCTTAAACCACTCGGCCACTCCTCCGTCTTGGGAAGATTCATATAATACAAAATTTATTACTTTGCAACTATTTTTTTAAATATCGTCAAGTTCGTATACAACCTTTCCAGACTTAATGGTAAAGCAATTAATCCCCTTTAGTTTCTTATTTAAAAATGGGGTATTGGTGGATTTGGATTTATTGAGTTTTTCATCGAATACATATTCTTTTTGAATATCTAATATGGCAATATCTGCTTTTTTGCCAACTTCGATAATGCCTCTATCTGTCAATCCTGTTATCTGGGCGGGTGTATAGGAGGTGAGTTTTACGAAATCGTTTAAAGTAATGATACCCTCATTAACGAGTTTTAGGGTCAGGGGAATTAGTGTTTGTAATCCTGTTATACCAAAAGCTGCCAAATCGAATTCTATGAATTTTTCATCTCTATGATGCGGAGCATGATCTGTAGCTATACAGTCTATAGTACCATCCTTGATTGCCTGCTTGATGGCTTCTACATCTTCTTTTGTCCTCAAAGGTGGGTTCATTTTGAAATTTGTATCATAGGAGAGAAGTTCATCTTCTGTAAGGGTAAAGTGATGGGGTGCTGCTTCTGCAGTTATGTTTAACCCTTTTTCTTTAGCAAATCTTATCAATTCTACAGAGCCTTTTGTGCTTACATGGCAGAAGTGGAAATGGGCTCCTGTTAGTTTTGAAATTAGGATATCTCTTGCAACGATAATCTCTTCTGCTTCAGCAGGTATACCTTTAAGACCAGTTATCGTAGAAATTTTACCGTCGTTTATTACACCTTTTCCTGCTAAGTCTTTATCCTCTGAATGGGAAAATATTATCCCACCAACTCCTTTTACATATTCTGCAGCTCTTCTCATCACTTCTGAATTCATAACAGGTTTGCCATCATCTGAAAAAGCAATCGCACCTGCTGCTTTCATCTCACCTATCTCTGCAAGTTCTGCTCCTTCGAGACCTTTTGTAATGGCACCAACTGGAAAAAGATCAATCAAACCTACCTTTTTGGCTTTATCTACCATATAGGTGGTTATATAGGCGTTGTCATTAACAGGTTTGGTGTTTGCCATAGCAAAACATGTGGTAACCCCACCTGCCACTGCTGCTTTGCTTCCTGACTCAATATCTTCTTTGTATTCAAGGCCTGGATCTCTGAAATGAACATGTAGATCAATAAGGCCAGGTACTACTATTTTACCTGAACAATCTATGATTTTTTCAGCTATTTCATTTAAATTGCCTATTTTAGTTATCTTGTCTTCTTCTATGAGTATATCGGCTTTTTTTGTGTTATTAAAATTTATTATCTCACAGTTTCTTAATAAAATACTCATTATTGGACCTCCAACTTATTATTTTGCATAGCTAAAAGATACATTACTGCCATTCTCACTGCAACACCATTTTCTACCTGTGTTAGAATTACAGATCTATCGCAATCGGCTAAATAAGATGGTAGCTCTACCCCTCTATTTATTGGACCTGGGTGCATTATTATGGCATCATTTTTTGCTTTTGCTAATCTATCTTTGTTTAGTCCAAAAAGCTTTGAGTATTCTTTTAGTGAAGGTAATAGGGCAATTCCTTGCCTTTCTAACTGGATTCTTAACATCATAATTACATCAGCATCTTCTACTGCTTCATCTATTGACTTGCATATTTTACAACCAAATGGTTCATAATCCTTTGGAATCATTGTATTTGGGCCAAACAGTCTTAAGTTTATTCCCAGTTTTTTCATTGCCCAAGCATTTGATCTTGCAACACGACTATGGGTAATATCACCAATGATAGCAATGTTTAGACCTTCAAGTTTACCTTTATTTTCTCTGATTGTGTAAAGATCTAAAAGTGATTGTGTTGGGTGTTCGTTTGTTCCATCTCCAGCATTTATTACATGGGCATTGGTATTTTCTGCAATAAATTTTACTGAGCCGGAATAGTAGTGTCTAACTACAAACATATCCACACCCATGGCTTCGATGTTTTTTACTGTATCTATGAGTGTTTCCCCTTTTGCGGTGCTACTTGCTGAGGCTGTGAAATTTATTACATCTGCGGATAGCCTTTTTCCTGCAATTTCAAAAGAAGTTCTTGTTCTTGTAGATGGTTCAAAAAAAAGATTTACTATTGTTTTCCCTTTTAAGGTAGGAACTTTTTTTATGTCTCTACTGTTTATTTCTTTGAATTTCTCAGCAGTGTCAAGGATGTAAAGAATTTCTTCTTTTGTCAAATCCAAAAGGCCGGTTAGATCTTTTCTATTTAAAGCCATACTACCCCCTTTTTTCTATAGTCACAGAATCGATACCATCGATCTCTTCAACTTTTACATTTATCTTTTCTTCAATATTTGTGGGAACATATTTACCAACAAAGTCTGGCTGAATAGGTAGTTCTCTATGTCCCCGATCTATCAAGGAAACAAAAATGATCTTTTTAGGTCTACCATAATCTATTATTGCATCTAAAGCTGCCCTAACTGTTCTTCCTGTAAAGATTACATCATCTATGAGAATAATAGTTTTACCCTTTACATTAAAGCTGATATCGCTACCTAAAACCTCGGGGAATTCTGATATTTCTGTGAGGTCATCTCTGTAAAGAGTTATATCCAGATAACCTATTAATGGTTTTATAGATTTGAATTTTTCTATTATTGTAGCTATACGGTTGGCTAATATAGCTCCTCTTCTTTTGATACCAATAATGGCCAGGTCTTTATCTTCCTTAATCTTTTCCACAATTTGGAAGCTTAATCTTATCAGAATATTATCAATTTCATGTTTATTTAGGATCTCTTTTTCTGCCATATTTCCTCCAAAAAAAAAGCCTCCCAGTATTACTGGAAGGCATCGATTATGTGTAATTTTTTTAAAATTTTATTGATCATTTGAACTCCTAAATGTAATGATAATCTCTAATTTAAACGATGTCAATAAAATTCTTGATAATTTTTTGGTTGTGAATTAAGATAATTAGGTTAGATCATTAAAGGAGGCAAATGCATGAAAAATGTTTTGTTATTGATGGCTTTATTGGTTTTTTCATATTTTGGTGTTGTTGGTTGTGTCCCTGTAGCTGTTGTGGCAGGTGCAGGTGTTACTTATAGTGTAACTGCTGATGCGGTTACCGATTCCATTGATAGGCCAAAAGAGATTTTGATAGAAAAATTTATCCAAACTGTTAAAAAGGATGGAGCATTAATAATATACTCAAGTATTTCTGAAGGTAGTGTAAGAGCTGAAAAGGGTCCTTATAAAATATATTTTGATACCAAAGAGCTAAATGAAAAAGTAACAAAGTTTACTATTAGAGCTCGTAGAGGTTATAATACTATTCCTGACAAAGAGGAATCCATCAGAATTTATAACCTGTTTAAAAAGAGCCTTTGATGATCAGAAAAGCAAATACAAAAGATGCTAAGCGGATACAGGAGCTTGTAAATCATTTTGCGGATAAAGGGGAGATGCTGCATTTGAGCTTAGAACAGATCTATGAACGTATCTTTGAGTTTTTGGTTTATGAAGAAGAGGGGAAGATTTTAGGTTGTTGTGCACTGCACCCTACGTTGGGTAATCTTGCTGAAATCAGATCGTTGGCAGTGGATGAGCAATGTCACGGTAAGGGTGTGGGTAAAAAACTTGTAGAAAGCTGCTTAGAGTTGGCGAGGGAGATGGGTTTCAGCCAGGTTTTTGCCTTAACATATAAACAGCTTTTTTTTGAAAAGTTGGGTTTTAAGGTGGTTAAAAAGGAGAGTTTCCCAAGAAAAATCTGGTCTGATTGCTTCAAATGTCCCAAATTCCCTGATTGTGATGAGATAGGCATGATTATAGATTTATAGAGGTGTTATGACGATAGAAGATATTGTACAGGATTTTGATGAGTTAAAAAGTAAGATTGAACATTTTAAAGTTTTAGTAAAAGAGAATGAGTTGAAAGAGAGATTAGCTAAAATAGAAGAAAAAACCCATGATCCCGATTTCTGGAACAGTAAAGACTCTAAAAATATTTTAAAAGAGCAGTCCAATATCAAGAAATTCCTTGAGGAGTGGAGTTATCTTCTTGGTAGGGTAGAAGATATCAACGTGTTACTGGATCTTCATGAGGAAGGGGAAGATGTTTTGGATGATCTGAATGATGTGTATTCCGAATTAAAAAAATTAGTGACAGATTTTGAGCTTAAATTAGTCTTAAACGGTGAAAACGATATAAATAATGCAATATTGACAATACATTCAGGTGCTGGTGGTACAGAGGCCAACGATTGGGCTAATATGCTTTTGAGAATGTATATAAGGTGGGCTGAAAATCATAAATTTAAATATGAGATGTTGGATTATCAGCCTGGTGATGAAGCTGGAATAAAATCTGCAACTTTGAATATTATTGGCCCATACGCTTATGGATATCTAAAAGGGGAAACTGGTGTCCATAGACTTGTTAGGTTATCCCCCTTTGATGCAAATAATAAGAGACATACCTCTTTTGCTTCTGTATTTGTGTTGCCAGAGATTGATGATGATGTGGATATTGTGATAAATGAGTCTGAACTAAAGATTGAGACATTTAGATCAGGTGGAGCAGGGGGGCAACATGTCAATACCACTGACTCAGCTGTCAGAATAACCCATATACCTACAGGTATCGTTATTAGTTGTCAAAATGAGAGAAGTCAGCACAAGAATAAAGCTCATGCAATGAAAATACTAAGATCCAAGCTCTATGAACTGGAGATGGAGAAAAGAAATAAAGAAAAAAGTGAGCTTGAAAGTTCAAAAACTGAAATAAATTTTGGAAGTCAAATACGCTCTTATGTGCTACATCCATACAAAATGGTCAAGGATTTGAGGACAAGGTATGAGACTGGAGACCCGGATTCTGTGTTAGATGGTTATCTTGATGAATTTATCAAGAGTTATCTTTTTTATAAAGCTGGTTTGAGAGGGATAGCAGAAGGGCTTGAAGAAGAAATATGAAGAATATCAGAGGAACCTATGCGCTAATACATTTAGACAGGTATCTGAACAATCTATCTATTGCCAAAAGGCTTTCAAACTCTGAAATAACACCTGTTATAAAAGCTGATGGTTATGGACATGGAGCAGTTCCCCTTGCTAGATTTACAATGGCTAATTCCAATATAGATACATTTTGTGTAGCTACTATAGAGGAGGGTATAACCCTACGAAAAGGATTGGGTAATGACGCTAATATTATCATTTTGGGTTATGTAGATGAAGCCTATTTTGATGAAGTTGTTAAAAATAATTTTCTTATAAACATATATGATGATAGAGTGGCTGGTCTTTTTAATAAGTATTTGAGGTATAAAGGTATCACATACCCCGTTAGTTTAAAGATAGATACAGGTATGAATAGATTAGGGTACAATTGCGATTTTGATATTAGGAGATTTATGGAAAGTTTTAAGAA
The window above is part of the Calditerrivibrio sp. genome. Proteins encoded here:
- a CDS encoding chemotaxis response regulator protein-glutamate methylesterase; translated protein: MKKIDVLIIDDSALVRQTLQEILRSDPEIGRIETAQDPYVAAEKLQEFVPDVITLDIEMPKMDGLTFLKKLMSQHPLPVVICSSIAGHNTEEGIRALEYGAIDIIEKPKMGLKIFFEESKILILDTVKAAARANVKKLKLTPTAKPVEPKLSADVVEPPKISKMQLQTTEKVVLVGASTGGTEALRIFLERFPVDCPGIVIVQHMPENFTRSFAERLNNLCAITVKEAENGDNVLPGRALIAQGNKHLLIKVSGARYFVEVKDGPLVSRHRPSVDVLFRSGANYVGKNAIAAILTGMGDDGAKGMLELKQAGAYTIAQDEESCVVFGMPKEAIKLGGVMKVLPLEAIPYHIMEIAKKGKW
- a CDS encoding J domain-containing protein, whose amino-acid sequence is MHSLDLIKACRILFENQKFIDTNFLRHISMEDVKSAYKKLVFQYHPDMFIGYPPEIVEEKRSYFIKIVEAYELLTKYIIGREIGKNKLLEHTETTKNPEKEYTHIHNNKKRYIPKRNLKFSEFLYYHGVIDWDLYIKSINWQRRQRDRIGEIALRWRYLDEEGLYFVLQSKKPTQLTGEIMLKYSIVTPFQLKSLLFQQRKEQPKIGEFFLINKVLTPKDLNYFLGLHQAHNEKYPQN
- a CDS encoding dihydroorotase, translating into MSILLRNCEIINFNNTKKADILIEEDKITKIGNLNEIAEKIIDCSGKIVVPGLIDLHVHFRDPGLEYKEDIESGSKAAVAGGVTTCFAMANTKPVNDNAYITTYMVDKAKKVGLIDLFPVGAITKGLEGAELAEIGEMKAAGAIAFSDDGKPVMNSEVMRRAAEYVKGVGGIIFSHSEDKDLAGKGVINDGKISTITGLKGIPAEAEEIIVARDILISKLTGAHFHFCHVSTKGSVELIRFAKEKGLNITAEAAPHHFTLTEDELLSYDTNFKMNPPLRTKEDVEAIKQAIKDGTIDCIATDHAPHHRDEKFIEFDLAAFGITGLQTLIPLTLKLVNEGIITLNDFVKLTSYTPAQITGLTDRGIIEVGKKADIAILDIQKEYVFDEKLNKSKSTNTPFLNKKLKGINCFTIKSGKVVYELDDI
- a CDS encoding aspartate carbamoyltransferase catalytic subunit, which gives rise to MALNRKDLTGLLDLTKEEILYILDTAEKFKEINSRDIKKVPTLKGKTIVNLFFEPSTRTRTSFEIAGKRLSADVINFTASASSTAKGETLIDTVKNIEAMGVDMFVVRHYYSGSVKFIAENTNAHVINAGDGTNEHPTQSLLDLYTIRENKGKLEGLNIAIIGDITHSRVARSNAWAMKKLGINLRLFGPNTMIPKDYEPFGCKICKSIDEAVEDADVIMMLRIQLERQGIALLPSLKEYSKLFGLNKDRLAKAKNDAIIMHPGPINRGVELPSYLADCDRSVILTQVENGVAVRMAVMYLLAMQNNKLEVQ
- the pyrR gene encoding bifunctional pyr operon transcriptional regulator/uracil phosphoribosyltransferase PyrR — encoded protein: MAEKEILNKHEIDNILIRLSFQIVEKIKEDKDLAIIGIKRRGAILANRIATIIEKFKSIKPLIGYLDITLYRDDLTEISEFPEVLGSDISFNVKGKTIILIDDVIFTGRTVRAALDAIIDYGRPKKIIFVSLIDRGHRELPIQPDFVGKYVPTNIEEKINVKVEEIDGIDSVTIEKRG
- a CDS encoding N-acetyltransferase gives rise to the protein MIRKANTKDAKRIQELVNHFADKGEMLHLSLEQIYERIFEFLVYEEEGKILGCCALHPTLGNLAEIRSLAVDEQCHGKGVGKKLVESCLELAREMGFSQVFALTYKQLFFEKLGFKVVKKESFPRKIWSDCFKCPKFPDCDEIGMIIDL